Below is a window of Brachyspira hampsonii DNA.
AATATGGAAATATCATTCATAAAGAAATAGCTTTAAAAATAGATGAAAATGATAAAGACGATAAAACTCAAATAGTTATGACAGCAAGTATTATTGTATTATTAGTAGGAATTCCTATTATAGGAGTTTTATGCTATGTGCTTTTTTTTGGATTATTAGTAAATGGTATGGCTTTAGCTTATAGTAATTTCAACTTTATTGACTTCATTGATAATCCTGAAGCATTATTAATATTTTTGGGTACTATATTAGTTGGTTTTATTATTATTTTTGTAATCGTTGTCTCTTTGATAATTCCAGACATAATTATGCAGAAAAAATTAAACTCTATATGGACAAAAGTAAGAGAAGTACATTATAATAAAAATATTTAAAAAGTATCTTTTATATCAAATAATTTGTGGAAGTGAGAATCATATTTTTTAATTTATTTTATAAAAATAAATTTCAGAAAGCACAAAAGTTTTTATTTATGGCTTTATACAATTTAATATAAAAAAATGGTTGACAATTAATTATATATGCTTTATGATAATAATATCATATTGGATAGTGATTGTTTTTTACTGCAAATCTTTTAAGACAAGCTAAACCTATTTATGCAAAAATGAAATACAGAAAAATTGTATATTTTGTTTTTACATAAATAGGTTTTTTATTTTAGGAGAAGTCATTATGAAAGTAGGAAAGATACTTAATAATAATGTCATTGTTGTTTTTGAAAACGGTAAAACAGAAAAAATTGTTATGGGAAGAGGTATAGCCTTTGGCAAAAAAGTTGGCGATGCGATAGATGAAGAAAAAATTGATAAAACTTTTTTATTAGAAAATACAGATAATAACAGCAAACTTCAGCAATTACTAAAAGATATACCATCAGAGTATCTTAATACTACAGAAAAAATTATTGAATATGCTAAGACTAAAGCTGAAAGAAAGTTAAATGATTTTTTATATATAACTTTAATGGATCATATATATATGGCAATAGTAAGAACTAAAGACGGTGTCAATATAAAAAATATGATGCTTTGGGATATAAAGAAATTCTATAAAGATGAATATAATATAGGATTAAAGGCTTTGGATATTATAGAGGAAGATTTTAATATAAGACTTCCTGAAGATGAGGCGGGATTTATAGCATTGCATATAGTTAATGCACAAACCAATACTGATTTTAATTGCATAAATGAAATGGGAGATATTACAAAACTTATACAGAAAATAGTAATTATAGTAGAAAGGCATTTT
It encodes the following:
- the licT gene encoding BglG family transcription antiterminator LicT encodes the protein MKVGKILNNNVIVVFENGKTEKIVMGRGIAFGKKVGDAIDEEKIDKTFLLENTDNNSKLQQLLKDIPSEYLNTTEKIIEYAKTKAERKLNDFLYITLMDHIYMAIVRTKDGVNIKNMMLWDIKKFYKDEYNIGLKALDIIEEDFNIRLPEDEAGFIALHIVNAQTNTDFNCINEMGDITKLIQKIVIIVERHFNIKFNEDSVYYNRFLTHLKFFALRLFQKNIYNDKEDEDLLSVVKLKYKDAYECTLKIAEYILLSYSYDISDEEKLYLTIHIEKAKRRE
- a CDS encoding DUF4234 domain-containing protein, giving the protein MNIGAIRSIPTMFILNFITLGIYHYYWVYYITLEVEKFTKRKDISPALELLLSVMTCNLYTIYWYNKYGNIIHKEIALKIDENDKDDKTQIVMTASIIVLLVGIPIIGVLCYVLFFGLLVNGMALAYSNFNFIDFIDNPEALLIFLGTILVGFIIIFVIVVSLIIPDIIMQKKLNSIWTKVREVHYNKNI